One window of Desulfarculus baarsii DSM 2075 genomic DNA carries:
- a CDS encoding MarR family winged helix-turn-helix transcriptional regulator has protein sequence MERKPENILALAARLREKSNRFLVDQLARRGVQGFIPAHGDLMVALFRHGPLPMKDLAKLIDRDKSTLTALVDRLVERGLAQKQKDHADSRVTLVSATPSGLALKPLFIEVGQAFWKKLFNGFSEGEKIIAAELLGRMNDNMS, from the coding sequence TTGGAGCGCAAACCAGAAAACATCCTCGCGCTGGCGGCCAGACTGCGCGAAAAATCCAACCGCTTCCTGGTCGACCAACTGGCCCGGCGCGGCGTGCAAGGCTTCATCCCGGCCCACGGAGACCTGATGGTCGCCCTTTTTCGCCACGGCCCCCTGCCCATGAAAGACCTGGCCAAGCTCATAGACCGCGACAAATCCACGCTCACGGCCCTGGTCGACAGGCTGGTCGAGCGCGGCCTGGCCCAAAAGCAAAAAGACCACGCCGACAGCCGCGTCACCCTGGTTTCGGCCACGCCAAGCGGCCTGGCCCTGAAGCCGCTGTTCATCGAAGTCGGGCAAGCCTTTTGGAAAAAATTGTTCAACGGCTTTTCCGAAGGCGAAAAAATCATCGCGGCCGAGCTGCTGGGCCGCATGAACGACAATATGAGCTGA
- the dnaK gene encoding molecular chaperone DnaK produces the protein MSEKIIGIDLGTTNSVVAIMEGGEPKVITNEEGARTTPSVVAITDKGERLVGASAKRQAVTNPTNTVYSIKRFMGRRLSECAEEVKQAPYAVEDSGSGQVNVVVQGKKYSPPEISAMVLGKLKKAAEDYLGEKITAAVITVPAYFNDGQRQATKDAGKIAGLEVKRIINEPTAAALAYGLDKKTNETIAVFDFGGGTFDISILEVGDGVVEVKSTNGDTHLGGDNIDQRLIDWLVGEFKKDQGIDLSKDPMALQRLREAAEKAKMELSTASETDVNLPFITADASGPKHLNVKLGRAKFEALVEDILKRTLEPCKRALSDAGLQSSQIDEVVLVGGSTRIPKVQEMVKDFFGKEPHKGVNPDEVVAVGAAIQGGVLAGTVGDVLLLDVTPLSLGIETLGGVMTKLIERNTTIPTRKSETFSTAADNQTTVDIHVLQGEREFAKDNRTLGHFQLTGIPPAPRGVPQVEVTFDIDANGIVHVSAKDMATGKQQSIEIKASSGIDDKEVERMVQDAKRFEKEDAERRKAVEARNQLDSMVYQTEKLLNENKEKLDAATIGSMEKALADAKDALKSEDHGRIQQQFEALQSASHAMAQALYSSQTQQQGQPGGAQQAGPQGGAANKADDDVVDAEFTEHN, from the coding sequence ATGTCTGAAAAGATCATCGGCATCGACCTTGGCACCACCAACAGCGTGGTGGCCATCATGGAGGGCGGCGAGCCCAAGGTGATCACCAACGAGGAAGGGGCGCGCACCACGCCCAGCGTGGTGGCCATCACCGACAAGGGCGAGCGCCTGGTCGGGGCCAGCGCCAAGCGCCAGGCCGTGACCAACCCCACCAACACGGTTTACTCCATCAAGCGCTTCATGGGCCGGCGGCTGTCCGAGTGCGCCGAGGAAGTCAAGCAGGCGCCCTACGCGGTGGAGGACTCTGGCTCGGGCCAGGTCAATGTGGTGGTGCAAGGCAAGAAGTATTCGCCGCCCGAGATCAGCGCCATGGTTTTGGGCAAGCTGAAAAAGGCCGCCGAGGATTATCTGGGCGAGAAGATCACCGCCGCGGTGATCACGGTGCCGGCCTATTTCAACGACGGCCAGCGCCAAGCCACCAAGGACGCCGGCAAGATCGCCGGGCTGGAGGTCAAGCGCATCATCAACGAGCCCACGGCCGCCGCGCTGGCCTATGGCCTGGACAAAAAGACCAACGAGACCATCGCCGTGTTCGACTTCGGCGGCGGCACCTTTGATATTTCCATCCTCGAGGTGGGCGACGGCGTGGTCGAGGTCAAGAGCACCAACGGCGACACCCACCTGGGCGGCGACAACATCGACCAGCGCCTCATCGACTGGCTGGTGGGCGAGTTCAAGAAAGACCAGGGCATTGATCTGTCCAAGGATCCGATGGCCCTGCAACGCCTGCGCGAGGCGGCCGAAAAGGCCAAGATGGAGCTTTCGACGGCTTCGGAGACCGACGTCAACCTGCCCTTCATCACCGCCGACGCCTCGGGGCCCAAGCACCTGAACGTCAAGCTGGGCCGGGCCAAGTTCGAGGCCCTGGTGGAGGACATCCTCAAGCGGACGCTGGAGCCCTGCAAGCGGGCCCTGTCCGACGCCGGGCTGCAATCCTCGCAGATCGACGAGGTCGTGCTGGTGGGCGGCTCGACGCGCATCCCCAAGGTCCAGGAGATGGTCAAGGACTTTTTCGGCAAGGAGCCCCACAAGGGCGTCAACCCCGATGAGGTCGTGGCCGTGGGCGCGGCGATCCAGGGCGGCGTGCTGGCCGGCACGGTGGGCGATGTGCTGCTTTTGGACGTGACTCCGCTGAGCCTGGGCATCGAAACCCTGGGCGGTGTGATGACCAAGCTCATCGAGCGCAACACCACCATCCCCACCCGCAAGAGCGAGACCTTCAGCACCGCCGCCGACAACCAGACGACGGTGGATATCCACGTCTTGCAGGGCGAGCGCGAGTTCGCCAAGGATAACCGCACCCTGGGTCACTTCCAGCTCACGGGCATCCCCCCCGCGCCGCGCGGCGTGCCCCAGGTGGAGGTCACCTTCGACATCGACGCCAACGGCATCGTCCACGTCAGCGCCAAGGACATGGCCACCGGCAAGCAGCAGTCCATCGAGATCAAGGCCAGCAGCGGCATCGACGACAAGGAAGTCGAGCGCATGGTCCAGGACGCCAAGCGCTTCGAGAAGGAAGACGCCGAGCGGCGCAAGGCCGTCGAGGCCCGCAACCAGCTCGACTCGATGGTCTACCAGACCGAAAAGCTCTTGAACGAGAACAAGGAAAAGCTCGACGCCGCCACCATCGGCAGCATGGAAAAAGCCCTGGCCGACGCCAAGGACGCCCTCAAGTCCGAGGATCACGGCCGCATCCAGCAGCAGTTCGAGGCCTTGCAGAGCGCCAGCCACGCCATGGCCCAGGCCCTCTATTCCTCGCAGACCCAGCAACAGGGCCAGCCCGGCGGCGCTCAGCAGGCCGGGCCCCAGGGCGGCGCGGCCAACAAGGCCGACGACGACGTGGTCGACGCCGAGTTTACCGAGCACAACTAA